A part of Gossypium hirsutum isolate 1008001.06 chromosome A07, Gossypium_hirsutum_v2.1, whole genome shotgun sequence genomic DNA contains:
- the LOC107934229 gene encoding F-box/kelch-repeat protein At1g74510 isoform X2 — MLEGPSYLVSRDFPSSCEQESKWIYNTFHVTELARSKCQMEDGEDQMMRKVLKPLEGDENKGEKEDMSLAQFDCPDNHRHAGDHSETSLLIQQLGQDISINCLLRCSSLLEWEAFDPIRHRWMHLPKMTSNECFMCSDKESLAVGTELLVFGKEISFHVIYRYSILTNTWSSGMKMNTPRCLFGSASLGEIAILAGGCDPHGNILSSAELYNSETGKWVTIPNMIKARKMCSAVFMDRKFYVIGGIGVGSAKTLTCGEVYDLKTKMWHEIPNMYPARNGVAGATEAPAAAEAPPLVAVVNNELYAADYAEKEVRKYDKEKNLWVALGGLPDRAVSMNGWGLAFRACGDRLIVIGGPRALGEGMIELNSWVPNDGPPQWNLLARKPSGSFVYNCAVMGC, encoded by the exons ATGTTGGAGGGTCCATCATATCTTGTGTCAAGGGATTTTCCAAGCTCCTGCGAGCAAGAGAGCAAGTGGATTTATAACACTTTTCATGTAACCGAGCTCGCAAGAAGCAAGTGCCAGATGGAAGATGGAGAAGACCAGATGATGAGAAAAGTTCTCAAGCCACTCGAAGGTGATGAAAACAAGGGGGAAAAGGAGGATATGTCCCTTGCCCAGTTTGACTGTCCAGATAACCACCGCCACGCAGGTGATCATTCAGAAACAAGTTTACTGATCCAGCAGCTTGGGCAAGACATCTCAATTAACTGTCTCCTCCGCTGCTCAAG CCTTTTGGAATGGGAGGCTTTTGATCCAATTCGTCATCGATGGATGCATTTGCCCAAAATGACCTCTAATGAATGTTTCATGTGTTCAGATAAGGAGTCATTGGCAGTTGGGACTGAACTTCTTGTTTTTGGAAAGGAAATATCATTCCATGTTATTTATAGATATAGCATTTTGACTAACACGTGGTCATCTGGGATGAAGATGAATACACCCCGGTGTTTGTTTGGATCTGCCAGCCTGGGCGAAATTGCAATTCTAGCTGGTGGTTGTGATCCACATGGGAATATTTTGAGCTCTGCAGAGCTTTATAATTCAGAAACCGGCAAGTGGGTGACCATTCCAAACATGATTAAAGCAAGAAAAATGTGTTCTGCTGTATTTATGGATAGGAAGTTTTATGTTATTGGTGGAATTGGGGTTGGGAGTGCAAAAACGCTGACATGTGGGGAGGTGTATGATCTGAAGACGAAGATGTGGCATGAGATACCTAACATGTATCCTGCACGAAATGGAGTGGCTGGAGCAACTGAAGCACCTGCCGCAGCTGAGGCACCTCCACTAGTGGCAGTTGTGAATAATGAGCTGTATGCAGCTGATTATGCAGAGAAAGAGGTGAGGAAATATGACAAAGAGAAGAACTTGTGGGTCGCACTAGGGGGACTACCTGACCGAGCAGTCTCTATGAATGGTTGGGGCTTAGCGTTTAGGGCCTGTGGGGATCGACTAATTGTTATTGGCGGACCTAGGGCTTTAGGTGAAGGGATGATCGAGCTAAACTCTTGGGTTCCAAATGATGGCCCACCACAATGGAACTTGCTTGCAAGAAAGCCCTCTGGCAGTTTTGTTTATAACTGTGCTGTGATGGGATGCTGA
- the LOC107934229 gene encoding F-box/kelch-repeat protein At1g74510 isoform X1, with product MLEGPSYLVSRDFPSSCEQESKWIYNTFHVTELARSKCQMEDGEDQMMRKVLKPLEGDENKGEKEDMSLAQFDCPDNHRHAGDHSETSLLIQQLGQDISINCLLRCSRSDYGAIASLNKGFRSVIRSGELYKLRREMGIVEHWIYFSCSLLEWEAFDPIRHRWMHLPKMTSNECFMCSDKESLAVGTELLVFGKEISFHVIYRYSILTNTWSSGMKMNTPRCLFGSASLGEIAILAGGCDPHGNILSSAELYNSETGKWVTIPNMIKARKMCSAVFMDRKFYVIGGIGVGSAKTLTCGEVYDLKTKMWHEIPNMYPARNGVAGATEAPAAAEAPPLVAVVNNELYAADYAEKEVRKYDKEKNLWVALGGLPDRAVSMNGWGLAFRACGDRLIVIGGPRALGEGMIELNSWVPNDGPPQWNLLARKPSGSFVYNCAVMGC from the coding sequence ATGTTGGAGGGTCCATCATATCTTGTGTCAAGGGATTTTCCAAGCTCCTGCGAGCAAGAGAGCAAGTGGATTTATAACACTTTTCATGTAACCGAGCTCGCAAGAAGCAAGTGCCAGATGGAAGATGGAGAAGACCAGATGATGAGAAAAGTTCTCAAGCCACTCGAAGGTGATGAAAACAAGGGGGAAAAGGAGGATATGTCCCTTGCCCAGTTTGACTGTCCAGATAACCACCGCCACGCAGGTGATCATTCAGAAACAAGTTTACTGATCCAGCAGCTTGGGCAAGACATCTCAATTAACTGTCTCCTCCGCTGCTCAAGGTCTGATTATGGTGCCATTGCATCTTTGAATAAGGGTTTCCGCTCTGTTATTCGGAGTGGTGAACTGTACAAGTTGAGGCGTGAAATGGGAATTGTTGAACATTGGATTTACTTTTCTTGCAGCCTTTTGGAATGGGAGGCTTTTGATCCAATTCGTCATCGATGGATGCATTTGCCCAAAATGACCTCTAATGAATGTTTCATGTGTTCAGATAAGGAGTCATTGGCAGTTGGGACTGAACTTCTTGTTTTTGGAAAGGAAATATCATTCCATGTTATTTATAGATATAGCATTTTGACTAACACGTGGTCATCTGGGATGAAGATGAATACACCCCGGTGTTTGTTTGGATCTGCCAGCCTGGGCGAAATTGCAATTCTAGCTGGTGGTTGTGATCCACATGGGAATATTTTGAGCTCTGCAGAGCTTTATAATTCAGAAACCGGCAAGTGGGTGACCATTCCAAACATGATTAAAGCAAGAAAAATGTGTTCTGCTGTATTTATGGATAGGAAGTTTTATGTTATTGGTGGAATTGGGGTTGGGAGTGCAAAAACGCTGACATGTGGGGAGGTGTATGATCTGAAGACGAAGATGTGGCATGAGATACCTAACATGTATCCTGCACGAAATGGAGTGGCTGGAGCAACTGAAGCACCTGCCGCAGCTGAGGCACCTCCACTAGTGGCAGTTGTGAATAATGAGCTGTATGCAGCTGATTATGCAGAGAAAGAGGTGAGGAAATATGACAAAGAGAAGAACTTGTGGGTCGCACTAGGGGGACTACCTGACCGAGCAGTCTCTATGAATGGTTGGGGCTTAGCGTTTAGGGCCTGTGGGGATCGACTAATTGTTATTGGCGGACCTAGGGCTTTAGGTGAAGGGATGATCGAGCTAAACTCTTGGGTTCCAAATGATGGCCCACCACAATGGAACTTGCTTGCAAGAAAGCCCTCTGGCAGTTTTGTTTATAACTGTGCTGTGATGGGATGCTGA